The Hippoglossus stenolepis isolate QCI-W04-F060 chromosome 11, HSTE1.2, whole genome shotgun sequence genome includes a window with the following:
- the LOC118118051 gene encoding FYVE and coiled-coil domain-containing protein 1: MASSVGDNQLQRIIRDLDDAVLELSKEHRECGEPITDDSSNLHKFFYKLEYLLQFDQKEKTTFLGQRKDYWDYFCDCLIKIKGANDGIRFVKSIPELKTSLGKGRAFIRYSLVHQRLADTLQQCLINQKVTSDWYYARSPFLKCHLTADIINHLYELNQIQFDVAARGYDLDADWPSFARRTLSTASPAFLWNPPTRCSSITSLVSSYSHSQAQEFLPIPDFSHSLLGELGELGEPSPCSIAENLRIELDQSELRQQELLVQVQELSNEAAELKGVVKDLQGELAAQKSSGHLAAAEASDGEKTNHLHACREAIKSELQDRLASAENKNMELLSKLDESLKEKGQQTASYCDSAWKIQDLLDKLKTAEEERLAAKRESEDRARISERLAQELKLREQELRDSEEKLAEVKSGAHDEQEEALRRLEELHGVVGRIQGALSLKEKETGNLRAQLQGLQASLECRERQAEDLRKRLWEERVEVEQRCRSGGSQNEEPESLMLDLRKALKNRGKELAVSSERIKHLEEQVEKLNIEKESLSSRLTDDEVTACDQAENVEDFKTQCSNLMERNTRLMQTVKKSEDNVTELTESRAALLDQLATLRASEKHLKSRVEATNVCVEAREKKLLDENLHLEETVQNALVQKEVSDAQLKKLEEENRDLLEVQSLLRKQLARTQQELDSLATEAAKLDKNLTVSQRSQAELLEKLEETEAKLRNQTVKCGLLQARAEELESMSGELHDEKGAAESNEKMQKLHDEHPSSSMETKEGSFRLVIAEAQLELNLREVHRLREEVVELRAQLLAGTEERVKVQALQEVTESSREDLRVLAEQLKAQVEELNRKHVDEILQSREREESLSRERDGEAQARAGLAAEVTACREELNKLKMRYEALCLENSDSREALHRANTETAELGVHVCMLTADNEEARLRFEGLSTRLQELEDKASQEAKRRKSCMQELRQENQQLLNQLHNEDGLLATKQKLQKLSEAQQEAESQQDTNQEQIQALRFQLSSQTMSHDSRLQSVNQELQEVKLHLTTEQEKVVDLQNKLKELKAENQRYCQQIEEKNIQMAESENLMQQKEDEIIHLKGNLSRSESGLEAAQRTCQEMSENLRRVTKDKQSFDLKTAAELDDLYRTKINLEERLIELIREKDALWQKSDALEFEQKLRDEETERDVNYCLGCHSQFSWWLRKYNCRLCGRPFCYYCCSNTVSTQQGGNRERCCTDCYNQHSAVVERHPQEEVMHSTPGTPFSRLLQAGRAVTAGPGPDENEKQDDGVFDIITDEEVSVVSDSLSFATACSSEHGQQGAAQLSSSASAGDITSEDTEDLGASVQDAEICLLKSGELTLSVHFSIDDISGFGDSSQELFIKSSCYSTIPITMSSPGPTVTWTFTSEPKSISFSVVYRESAETPLEQAKVLIPLTRCNSHKETIQGELKVRNPGEYTLIFDNSFSRFISKKVLYHLSLDRPVVYDGTDLL, translated from the exons atGGCCTCATCGGTTGGAGATAATCAACTGCAGAGGATAATCAGAGATCTGGATG aTGCTGTGTTGGAGTTAAGTAAAGAACACAGGGAGTGTGGTGAACCCATCACTGATGACAGCTCCAACCTGCACAAGTTCTTCTATAAACTTGAATACCTGCTACAG TTTGACCAGAAAGAGAAGACAACCTTTCTTGGCCAGAGGAAAGACTACTGGGATTACTTCTGCGACTGCCTGATTAAGATCAAGGGAGCTAATGATGGCATCCGTTTTGTTAAGTCCATCCCTGAG TTGAAGACGTCGCTGGGGAAAGGACGGGCCTTCATCCGCTACTCGCTCGTTCACCAGCGTCTTGCCGACACGCTGCAGCAGTGTCTTATAAACCAGAAAGTCACAAG TGACTGGTATTATGCCCGGAGTCCATTCCTTAAGTGTCACCTCACCGCTGACATAATCAACCATCTTTATGAGCTCAACCAGATCCAATTTGACGTGGCGGCCAGAGGTTATGACCTTGATGCGGATTGGCCATCCTTTGCAAG GCGAACGTTAAGCACAGCCTCACCAGCTTTCCTGTGGAATCCTCCGACTCGCTGCTCCAGCATCACCAGTTTGGTTAGCAGCTATTCACACTCACAG GCGCAGGAGTTTCTTCCAATCCCAGACTTCAGTCACAGTCTCCTTGGGGAACTGGGGGAACTGGGGGAACCCTCTCCCTGCAGTATTGCAGAGAATCTCCGCATTGAGCTCGACCAGTCCGAGCTCCGACAGCAGGAGCTTCTGGTGCAGGTTCAGGAGTTAAGCAACGAAGCTGCTGAGCTGAAAGGTGTGGTTAAAGACCTGCAAGGAGAGCTGGCAGCTCAGAAGTCGTCTGGACACTTGGCAGCAGCTGAAGCCAGTGATGGGGAGAAAACAAATCACCTTCACGCTTGTAGGGAAGCAATAAAAAGTGAACTTCAAGACAGACTTGCATCTGCCGAGAACAAAAATATGGAGCTTCTCTCTAAATTGGATGAatcactgaaagaaaaaggCCAACAAACAGCAAGCTACTGTGACTCAGCCTGGAAGATCCAGGATCTTCTGGATAAACTTAAGacggcagaggaggagagactggCAGCAAAGAGAGAGTCTGAAGACAGGGCCAGAATCTCTGAGCGTCTAGCACAGGAACTCAAACTCAGGGAGCAAGAGTtgagagacagtgaggagaAGCTAGCTGAAGTAAAATCTGGAGCCCATGACGAACAGGAGGAGGCGCTGAGACGGTTGGAGGAGCTCCACGGGGTCGTCGGTCGAATTCAAGGGGCGCTGAGTTTGAAAGAGAAGGAGACGGGGAACCTGAGAGCCCAGCTTCAGGGTCTACAAGCATCACTGGAGTGCAGGGAGCGGCAAGCAGAGGACCTGAGGAAAAGGCtgtgggaggagagggtggaggtAGAGCAGAGATGTAGGAGTGGGGGCAGCCAGAATGAGGAACCCGAGAGCCTAATGCTAGATTTAAGAAAAGCCCtaaaaaacagagggaaagagcTTGCTGTTAGTTCAGAGAGAATAAAACACttggaggagcaggtggagaagTTAAACATTGAGAAAGAAAGTCTGAGCTCTAGACTCACTGATGATGAAGTCACTGCCTGTGATCAAGCCGAGAATGTTGAGGACTTCAAAACACAATGCAGCAATCTCATGGAAAGAAACACAAGGCTAATGCAAACAGTGAAGAAGAGTGAGGATAATGTCACAGAGCTAACAGAGAGCAGGGCAGCCTTGTTAGATCAGCTCGCCACTTTGAGGGCATCGGAGAAGCACTTAAAAAGTAGAGTAGAGgctacaaatgtgtgtgtggaggcccGGGAGAAGAAGCTGCTagatgaaaacctgcatttGGAAGAGACTGTTCAAAATGCACTTGTCCAGAAGGAAGTGTCAGATGCTCAGTTGAAGAAGCttgaggaggagaacagagaccTTCTGGAGGTTCAATCCTTGTTGAGGAAGCAGTTAGCGAGAACACAACAGGAGTTGGACTCTCTCGCCACCGAAGCTGCAAAGTTGGACAAGAACCTCACAGTGTCGCAAAGAAGCCAAGCGGAGTTACTTGAAAAACTAGAGGAGACTGAGGCAAAGTTGAGAAACCAGACTGTTAAATGTGGACTTCTTCAGGCTCGAGCAGAGGAACTGGAGAGCATGAGCGGAGAGCTGCACGATGAAAAGGGAGCTGCAGAGAGTAATGAGAAAATGCAGAAGCTTCACGATGAGCATCCGAGTTCCTCCATGGAAACCAAAGAGGGTTCATTCAGGCTGGTGATAGCTGAGGCTCAACTGGAGCTCAACCTAAGGGAGGTGCACCGGCTCcgggaggaggtggtggagctcAGGGCTCAGCTGCTGGCCGGAActgaggagagagtgaaagtTCAGGCCCTCCAGGAGGTGACGGAGTCCTCCAGAGAAGACCTCCGAGTTTTAGCAGAACAACTCAAGGCCCAGGTGGAGGAGCTAAACCGCAAGCACGTGGACGAGATTCTCCAGTCCCGAGAGCGAGAAGAATCTCTCAGTCGTGAGCGAGACGGTGAGGCCCAGGCTCGAGCAGGTCTGGCTGCAGAAGTGACCgcctgcagagaggagctgaaCAAACTGAAGATGCGCTACGAAGCCTTGTGTTTGGAGAACAGTGATTCCAGGGAGGCGCTGCATAGAGCCaacacagaaacagctgagCTTGGCGTGCATGTTTGTATGCTCACCGCTGACAATGAAGAGGCCCGTCTGCGCTTTGAGGGCCTGTCGACAAGGCTGCAAGAGCTGGAGGACAAGGCGTCTCAGGAAGCTAAGAGGCGGAAGAGCTGCATGCAGGAATTACGGCAAGAGAACCAGCAACTCCTCAATCAGCTCCATAATGAGGACGGTCTGTTGGCAACCaagcagaagctgcagaagcTGAGCGAGGCCCAGCAGGAGGCTGAATCTCAGCAGGACACGAACCAGGAGCAGATCCAGGCACTCCGCTTCCAGCTCAGCAGCCAGACCATGAGCCACGACAGCCGGCTCCAG AGTGTGAACCAAGAGCTACAGGAAGTGAAATTACATCTGACGACGGAGCAGGAGAAAGTGGTCGATCTGCAGAACAAACTCAAAGAGCTAAAG GCTGAGAATCAGAGATATTGCCAACAGATTGAGGAGAAAAACATCCAGATGGCCGAGTCTGAAAATCTCATGCAGCAGAAAGAAGACGAGATAATCCATCTGAAAGGGAATTTATCAAG GTCTGAGTCTGGTCTCGAAGCCGCTCAGCGGACATGTCAGGAGATGAGTGAAAATCTACGGAGAGTCACGAAGGACAAACAGAGCTTTGATCTGAAGACAGCTGCTGAACTCGATGACCTCTACCGCACCAAAATCAATCTGGAGGAAAGACTCATAGAACTCATCAG GGAGAAAGATGCACTTTGGCAGAAATCCGATGCCTTGGAGTTTGAGCAGAAGCTGCGGGAtgaggagacggagagggacGTGAACTACTGTCTGGGCTGTCACAGTCAGTTCAGCTGGTGGCTCCGCAAGTACAACTGCAG ACTGTGTGGGCGTCCCTTCTGCTACTactgctgcagcaacacagTGAGCACCCAACAGGGCGGCAACAGAGAACGCTGCTGCACGGACTGTTACAACCAGCACAGTGCAGTGGTGGAGCGCCACCCGCAGGAGGAAGTGATGCACAGCACACCAGGGACACCTTTCAGCCGCTTGCTGCAGGCGGGGAGAGCTGTGACTGCTGGGCCAG gaccggatgaaaatgagaaacaggaTGATGGTGTTTTTGACATCATCACAGACGAAGAAGTGAGCGTCGTCAGTGACTCCCTCTCTTTTGCCACCGCTTGCTCTTCTGAGCACggacagcagggggcagcacagCT AAGCAGCAGTGCCAGTGCAGGAGACATCACATCAGAGGATACTGAGGACCTCGGTGCCTCCGTGCAGGATGCAGAGATCTGCCTGCTGAAGTCTGGAGAACTCAC ACTCTCGGTCCACTTCTCGATCGATGACATCTCCGGGTTTGGGGACAGCTCCCAAGAGCTTTTCATCAAATCCAGCTGTTACAGCACCATCCCCATCACCATGAGCAGCCCTGGTCCCACTGTTACCTGGACCTTCACCTCTGAGCCCAAGAGCATCTCCTTCAGTGTGGTGTACAGGGAGAGCGCAGAGACGCCGCTGGAGCAGGCCAAG GTTTTGATCCCACTGACTCGCTGTAACTCCCACAAAGAGACGATCCAGGGGGAACTGAAAGTCAGGAACCCTGGAGAATACACACTCATCTTTGACAACTCCTTCTCCAG GTTCATCTCAAAGAAAGTGCTGTATCACCTGAGTCTGGACAGGCCCGTGGTCTACGACGGCACCGACCTCCTCTGA
- the LOC118117927 gene encoding chemokine XC receptor 1, whose protein sequence is MAADDDFMSTDTTDISSAFDTTVDLSYYSSIYGDEVCDKTSILQFGSIFTPVFLSIVVVLSLFGNILVIVILAKYENLKLLTNTFILNLAVSDLFFTAGLPFWAYYNVYGWNLGEAACKIVNFVFYVGFYSSGVLLILMTAHRYVAVMNPLSDIVSTSGFYSVLASVIIWAASVFIASPAFLFTQVMDKNHCVFANSFWSLFGIYQQNILFILSSVVFTFCYCQIICRLVRPTARRRKNKTLKLIFTLMVVFFVGWAPYNIVIFLKSFYLWKQQPADSEVLVAACESERPLDYAFYVCRILAFSHCCLNPVFYVFVGVKFKNHLKKMLKSYGHSTNSIRNRQSRLTITSMTSGEEFSM, encoded by the coding sequence ATGGCTGCGGATGACGACTTCATGAGCACAGACACCACAGACATCAGCTCAGCCTTCGACACAACCGTAGACCTGTCTTATTATTCCAGTATCTATGGAGATGAAGTCTGTGACAAAACAAGCATCTTGCAGTTTGGATCGATCTTCACTCCGGTTTTCCTCTCCATCGTGGTGGTCCTCAGTCTGTTCGGCAACATCCTGGTGATTGTGATCCTCGCCAAGTACGAGAATCTCAAATTGCTCACCAACACCTTCATCCTGAACCTGGCTGTGTCGGACCTCTTCTTCACCGCAGGTCTGCCCTTCTGGGCCTACTACAACGTGTACGGGTGGAATTTAGGGGAAGCTGCGTGCAAAATAGTGAACTTTGTCTTCTACGTTGGTTTCTACAGCAGCGGTGTCCTCCTCATCTTGATGACCGCTCATCGCTACGTAGCTGTCATGAATCCTCTGTCTGACATTGTGTCAACCTCCGGCTTCTACAGCGTCTTAGCGTCTGTGATCATCTGGGCAGCCAGTGTCTTCATTGCCAGTCCGGCCTTCCTCTTCACCCAAGTCATGGACAAGAATCACTGTGTGTTCGCAAATTCTTTCTGGAGCTTATTTGGAATCTACCAGCAGAATATCCTCTTCATACTGAGTTCTGTGGTTTTCACCTTCTGCTATTGTCAGATCATCTGCAGGCTGGTGCGTCCTACTGCCCgaagaagaaagaacaaaacCTTAAAGCTCATTTTCACCCTCATGGTCGTTTTCTTTGTGGGATGGGCACCTTACAACATAGTGATATTTCTAAAGTCATTTTATCTCTGGAAGCAACAACCCGCTGACTCAGAGGTCTTGGTCGCAGCTTGTGAGTCAGAGAGACCACTGGACTATGCTTTTTACGTCTGCCGGATTTTGGCCTTTTCACACTGCTGCCTCAACcctgtgttttatgtgtttgtgggGGTTAAATTCAAGAATCACCTGAAGAAAATGCTGAAGAGCTATGGCCACAGCACAAATAGCATCCGCAATAGACAAAGCCGACTTACAATCACTTCGATGACGAGTGGGGAAGAGTTCTCCATGTAG